TTGGGCGGGTTGAGAATGTCGTCGCCGCCCTGAAATTTTCCCTCTTCACGCATCCTGTGCACCATCTGCACGAACTGGATGGAGTCGATGTCGTGGACGTTGATGGCCTCGGGGTGGTCGCCGAAGTGCGGGTGATCACCGGACAGGCACAGCATGGTGTCGATGCCGTGGGAGTAGGCGCCCAGGATGTCGGCCTGCATGGCCAGACGGTTGCGGTCGCGGGTGACCATCTGCAGGATCGGGTCCATACCCATCTGTTTGATGAAAACACAGGCGGCAAAGCTGGACATGCGCACCATGGCCGTCTGGTTGTCGGTCACGTTGACGGCATCCACGTAGCCTCTCAGCATTTCGGCTTTTTCTTTGATTTTTTCCGGAACGGCGCCCCGGGGGGGGCCGCACTCGGAGGTCACTGCCAAATTTCCTGATGCCAATACTTTTTCAAGTTTGCTTTCGGTTTTCATTCTGCCAAATCCTCTCTTATGATCTTGCGGGGTCCGCCGCCCCGGCCAGTTTGCCAGTTTTTCGCCGG
This is a stretch of genomic DNA from Deltaproteobacteria bacterium. It encodes these proteins:
- a CDS encoding methylenetetrahydrofolate reductase translates to MKTESKLEKVLASGNLAVTSECGPPRGAVPEKIKEKAEMLRGYVDAVNVTDNQTAMVRMSSFAACVFIKQMGMDPILQMVTRDRNRLAMQADILGAYSHGIDTMLCLSGDHPHFGDHPEAINVHDIDSIQFVQMVHRMREEGKFQGGDDILNPPKMFIGAAANPFADPFELRVARLAKKAKAGVDFVQTQCIYNLDKFEKWMKGVVDRGLHERVAVLAGITPMKTAGMARYMKNKVPGMDVPDEVVDRMAGVPKDKQAEEGIKICVEAIERLKQVEGVAGFHIMAIEWEQKVPEIVEKAGLYPRPEIV